CGCTCGCGGCCCTGCTCGGCCAGCGCGACGTCGTGTGGCTCGGCCTGCTGCTGGTGCTGCTGCCGCTGGTGGCCTCGCTGCTGGTGGCCCGCACCCGGCTGCGGCTGTCCTGCGAGCGCTCGGTGGTGCCCAGCCAGGTGGCGATCGGGGATCCGCTGATCGGCCGGCTGGTGCTGGAGAAGACCGGGCCGATCCCCTACGGCATCCTCCGCTTCGAGGACTACGTGCCCCGCCACCTGGGGGTGCGGCCGCGCTTCACCGTGCAGACGCTGGCCTCCCACTGGCGCCGCGAGTTCACCTACCCGATGAACGGCAGCACCCGTGGCCGCTACACCACCGGTCCGCTGATGGTGCGCAGCAGCGACCCCTTCGGCCTGGCCCAGCTGGACCGCCAGTTCCACGCCACCTCCGAGGTGATGGTCACCCCACGGATCGTGCCGCTGGAGGAGATGCGCAACGCCGGTGGCGGTGGCAGCACCGGTGAGTCCCGGCCCCAGCGCCTGGGCGTGGTCGGCCAGGACGACGTGCTGGTGCGCGAGTACCGCCAGGGTGACGACGTCCGTCGGGTGCACTGGCGCTCCACCGCCCGTCGCGGGGAGCTGATGGTGCGCCGCGAGGAGCAGGCCTTCGACCCCAGCGTGACGGTGATGCTGGACTCGCGCAGCGCCGTGCACGGCGGGCAGGGCAAGGAGTCCTCCTTCGAGTGGGCGGTCTCGGCGGCGGCCTCCCTGTCGCTGCACTTCCTGACCGACGGCTACGACCTCAACCTGCTGGAGACCCGCGGGCCGCTGACCATGGTCGGCGAGGCGGGCGCGCAGCAGGTGACCACCCGGCACAACGTGGTGCACAAGCTGACCGACATCACCACCACCTCCGAGCCGTCGGTGCGCCCGATGATCGAGGCCGCCCTGGCCAACCAGGGCAGCCAGCTGGTGGTGGCCGTCCTGGGCCGGCTGACCCGCGGGGAGGTCGAGCA
The sequence above is a segment of the Auraticoccus monumenti genome. Coding sequences within it:
- a CDS encoding DUF58 domain-containing protein; this translates as MRNPWRLLTFRGRVFVVVGFCLGALAALLGQRDVVWLGLLLVLLPLVASLLVARTRLRLSCERSVVPSQVAIGDPLIGRLVLEKTGPIPYGILRFEDYVPRHLGVRPRFTVQTLASHWRREFTYPMNGSTRGRYTTGPLMVRSSDPFGLAQLDRQFHATSEVMVTPRIVPLEEMRNAGGGGSTGESRPQRLGVVGQDDVLVREYRQGDDVRRVHWRSTARRGELMVRREEQAFDPSVTVMLDSRSAVHGGQGKESSFEWAVSAAASLSLHFLTDGYDLNLLETRGPLTMVGEAGAQQVTTRHNVVHKLTDITTTSEPSVRPMIEAALANQGSQLVVAVLGRLTRGEVEQLERTRHNRAAGLALVVDADSFASRSDRAGAEDRTEHLAAVQLLREHRWRVVVADRETSVGQAWSDLERMGELV